In Gimesia panareensis, the genomic window CCCTGGGATCTGATCCGCCTCTCTGTGAAGGGCTATAACCAGCACCGCCTCAGTGCCCAAAGCGCGCAATTTGCGTACTATGCCGTCTTCACGTTGGTCCCCCTGTTGATGGTCCTGATTGGCTGTGTGGCACAAATGCCCATCCAGGGGCTGATTGTCAGCCTGGAAAATGCCATTAACCAGGGACTGCCTCATGATCTCTCTCAAATGTTGTTCGACCAGATCGCCGACATCCAGAAGAAAACGACAGTCAGTCTGATCATGGGGGGCGTGGTTCTGCTCGCCTGGGGAGGCACACGCCTGTTTCTGACGATGGGCAAAGGACTGGATGCGGTCTTCGAAGTCGATCATCGGCGGACGTTTCTCAAATCCAGCAGCCTGGCTCTGTTATTAACTTTTTTTGTACTGTTCCTGCTGTTACTCTCGATGATCCTGCTGGTGGTCGGTCCCGCGATCGCCCACATATTACTCTCTTATTTCGATATGCCCTGGCTGCGGGTTCTGCTTTCTGCGGGCACACGCTGGTCGGTCGCCTGCGGCTTCATGCTGATCTCCACATCCGTTATTTACTGGGCGGTCCCCAGTGTGAAACTCCCCTGGAAAATTGTCACCCCGGGCAGTCTGTTTGTCGTGGTCAGTTGGGTCGTCATGCTGCTGGGCTTCCGTCTGTATGTCGAAAATTTTGCGCACTACAACGAAACTTATGGCACGCTGGGGGGATTCATTGTGTTACTCGTCTGGCTGTACATGACCGGCGCGATTCTGATGATGGGGGGCGAAATCAACGGGGTCATTTACCGGGCTGCCAAACAGAAGACCGAATCCAGCTTCTGACAAGCGGGTCTGCCACAGCTTCCCCCTACTGTACAGGTCGGGAAATCAGAACGGTTCATTATTGACGAAACCAGAGTGAACTTCCTACAATACATCAACGTTCACTTATTTCTTAGTCGCACTCAGGAGCGAAACCATGTTCCGTGTCGAATTTGGCAACAGCGGCAAATATTGTGACGGTCTCAGCCGTCGTCACTTTCTGCAGGTCGGTGTCGCCGGTATGGGCTCGGCGAGCCTCTCGCAGATTCTTCATGCGAAAGCGAATGCCGCACAGCACGGCATCCCAGCCAAAGACACGTCCGTGATTCTCCTCTGGCTCGATGGCGGGCCCAGTCATATGGACCTGTATGACTTAAAGCCGGAAGCTCCCAGCGAATACAAGGGGATCTGGAATCCGATCCACACGAATGTCCCCGGCATGGACATCACCGAAATGTTTCCGCTGCAGGCGAAATGTGCGGATAAGTTTTCGATCGTCCGCTCCCTGCATCACAACACCGGCGATCACTTTACCGGCGGACACTGGATGCTCACCGGACGGGGCGGCGTCAGTGGGGGCAGCACTCCCGGTCGAAACCCTTCGATCGCTTCGATGGCAACCAAGGTGCTGGGCCCCCGCGACCCAAGCATGCCGGCCTACGTTTCCGTCCCCTACGCCTCCAGTATCGGACTGCGTCCCGGTTATTTCGGCGGCAACTTCCTGGGTGTACAATACGATCCCTTCCAGACCGGTTCCGATCCCAACAACAATAATTTCCAGGTGCAGAACCTGAGCCCGGTCAACGGACTTTCGATCCAGCGTCTCAAAGACCGCAAGGAACTTTTGAAAACCTTTGATCGTCTGCGCAGAGATGTGGACCAGTCGGGCATGCTCGATTCCATGGATCGCCTGGACCAGAAAGCCTACGACATGGTCACCGGGGACCAGGCCCGACAGGCTTTTGACATTAACGCCGAAAACGACAAAATCCGCGACCAGTACGGTCGACACACCTGGGGGCAAAGCGTACTGCTGGCCCGCCGCCTGGTGGAAGCGGGGACGACCTTTGTCACCGTGCACTTCGGTGGCTGGGATCATCACTGGAACCTGCAAAGCGGCATGGACAGCTACCTCCCCCGCGTTGACCAGGCTGTGAGTGCCCTGTTTGAAGATCTCGCGCAACGGGGCTTAAGCGAAAAAGTACTGGTGGTCCTGTGTGGAGAATTCAGCCGAACCCCCCGCATGAACGATGGCGGCAATGGTGGGCCTCCCCTTTCGAAGGGAACTCCCGGCCGCGACCACTGGGGCAATTCCATGTTCTGCCTGCTGGGCGGAGGTGGTGTCAAAGGGGGTCGGATTGTTGGTGCGACCAATCGCCTGGGCGACGCACCCGCAGATCGGCCGGTCCGTCCCGGTCACATTCACCACACGATCTATCGCGTCTTAGGCATGGATCCGGAAATGCACTTCCCGGATCACTCCGGAAGGCCTACGATTGCCATCGATCACGGTGAAGTGATCCATGAACTCTTTTAGTCTCCAGTAACGTCAGCTGATCCGTGTCTCAAGATTCCGCGCTAACCGATTCACCGCAGCAGCCTGCTGGTTCGCACCAGCGCTGGGTCAGTTTCCTACTGGTGACAGGTATGCTCTGCCTGTTCTGGTTCGTAGCACTCCCCCGTATCGCCCGTGTTCCCAGTGTCCGCGCTAAAATTGAACATCTGGAGCAACAAAAGATTGATCCGAGCGCGATGTACTACACGGACTTGGAAAAGATTGAAGATACCGTAAAACAAATCGATGACTTTCACTGCGAACATCCGGACGCTTTGTGGTAAACTGACACGAACGAGCTGATCGAAACCATCACGTGTCTGAAAATAGAGAGCAGCATGGATCAAGTCCCATTTCAGGAAGCGCTCGCCGCATTTCCTTCTTCGCGAGGGAAAACGCTGGCAGAACTCTCGGAGGAAGCCCCAGTGCTGGTCGTCTTCCTCAGGCACGGCGGATGCCCTTTCTGCCGCCAGGTGCTGGCCCAGTTACAATCCCTGTCAGCAGAACTGACAAAACGGGGTCTGCAGCTGGCAATCGTACACATGATGGATCAGCAGCAGGCAAGTCAGTTGCTGGCCCGGTACCAACTGCAGGACGTCCACTCTTTCAGCGATCCGGAACGGAAGCTCTACCAGTTGTTCCAGGTCAAACGGGGCAGTCTCTCTGAAGTCGTGGGACCATCAATCTGGTGGTCCGGTTTTAAGACAACAATCCTCTCCGGTTATCTTCCCGGCATCCCGGGCAAGGATGTGCAGCAACTGGGAGCGGCACTGATTCTTGATAAGGGTCAGATCGTCGCCAGCCACTTCTCACAAAATTCCGCCGACCTGCCCGACTGGGATCAACTGCTGGCCTGCGAACTGCCTCCCCGTTGAAGCCCGCTGATTTCCAATTCCCGGCGAAACCTGCCATAATACGCAGGAACATTAAGATATTGAACTTTTATCCCGTCGCACCACCCTGAATAGAACCGCTCAGAAAGCATATGACACAGGAATTTCCCGAAACGATTAAGACAACCGATCAACTCGAAGAACTGCTCAGCCGCCCGACGCCCGGCGTGATCGATGCCTTGAAACAGACACCCGGCGATCTGATTCTACTGGGTATCGCGGGCAAAATGGGCCCCACACTGGCACAAATGATTCTGCGGGCTGATGCTGCTGCCGGCACCACTCGCCAGGTGATCGGGGTCAGCCGGTTTTCGGATGAATCGAGCCGACAACCCCTCGAAGATCTGGGCATCGAAACCATCAAAGGGGATCTGCTCGACGCCGACTTCATCCAGTGCCTGCCCGATGTTCCCAATGTGATCTACATGGCGGGCATGAAATTCGGGGCGACCGGCAACGAATCGCTGACCTGGGCCATGAATACGTATCTTCCTTCGCTGGTCTGTAACAAGTATCAGCACAGCCGCATCACCGCGTTTTCCACAGGCAACATCTACGGCCTTGTCCCAGCGACCGGTCAGGGCTCAGTGGAAACCGATCAGCCCGATCCGGTCGGTGAATACGCCATGAGCTGCCTGGGCCGGGAACGCATGTTCGAACATTTCAGCCGGACACTGAAAATCCCAATGACCATCATCCGTCTCAACTATGCTGTCGAATGCCGGTATGGTGTGCTCGTCGACCTGGCTCTGCAGGTCCATCAGGAACAGACGATTGATATCTCGATGGGCTACGTGAACGTCATCTGGCAGGGAGATGCGAATGCGATGACACTCTGTTCGCTGCCTGACGCTGCGACACCGCCAGCTTACCTGAATGTCGCCGGTCCCCAGATTCTCAAAGTACGCGAGGTCTGCGAGCGTTTTGGGGAGCTCTTTGGCAAACCGCCACAATTCACAGGCACCGAAGCCGGGGACGCCCTGCTCAATAACGGCCAGTACGGACACGAGCGTTACGGTGCCCCACAGGTCGACGTCGATCAGATCATCCACTGGATCGCCGACTGGATTCAGAACGAAGGCCCACTGCTGGGCAAGCCAACCCACTTCGAATCGCGCAGCGGCAAATTCTAAACAGAGCTGTCTCCCCCATTCTTTTTTGACTCGGAAACGAAACGCCGTGAACCCGTCACTCATCACAGAAACACTGCAACAGGGAACCGCCATCCCGGCACATCCCCTCGCCCTAAATGCCTCCCGCCAGTTGGATGAACGCCGGCAACGTGCGTTATCGCGTTACTACATCGCCAGCGGTGTGGGCGGACTGGCAGTCGGCGTACATACGACCCAGTTTGAGATCCGCCAGCCGGGCATCGATCTGTTTCAGCCAGTGCTGGAACTGGCGGGAGAAGAAATGGACCGGGCTGACGCCTCACGTAATGTTCCCCTGGTTCGCGTCGCAGGGATCTGTGGCCCCACGGAACAGGCCACCCGGGAAGCCAGCCTGGCGCGAGAGACCGGTTATCATTACGGGTTGCTCAGTCTGTCTGCGCTAAAGGAGGCCGATGAGGAGACGCTGATTCAGCATTGTCGCGCCGTCGCCGAGATCATGCCTGTCTTCGGCTTCTATCTGCAACCCGATGTGGGCGGGCGTCTGCTGCCTTATTCGTTCTGGCGGCGTTTCTGCGAAATCGAAAACGTAGCCGCGATCAAGATGGCTCCTTTTAATCGCTATCACACACTGGATGTGATTCGCGCAGTTGCGGAATCGGGCCGCGATGATATTGCCCTCTATACAGGCAACGACGACAACATCGTCCTCGATCTGGTCACCCCGTTTCGCTTTCACTCGAATGGAAAAGTACTGGAACGTCGCATCGCAGGCGGACTACTCGGACACTGGGCCGTCTGGACCAGCCGCGCGGTCGAAATCCTGGACGAATGCCAGCAGGTCGCTGCCTCAGGCAATGCCATTCCCCTCTCCATCCTGCAGTTGAACACCGAAGTCACCGATTGCAACGCGGTCTTCTTCGATGTGGCCAACCGGTTTCAGGGCTGCATTCCCGGCATTCATGAGGTCCTCCGCAGGCAGGGGCTGTTGGAAGGAACCTGGTGTCTGAATCCGGAAGAAACACTGGGCCCAGGACAACTTGCCGAGATCGATCGGATCTATGAATCCTATCCGCACCTCAATGATGACGCCTTTGTTGCCGAGCATCGAGACGACTGGCTCAGTGGCTGACTGCTGCTTCAGACAGAATTGATTCGAGCCCTGCTTGGGCAAATAACTTGAGCCAGATTCCAGGAAAACGGTTCGTAACCCAAGTTTCAGATCGGTCTTGACGATAATAATCATGTCGGGTAATAAGTGCCTCTCCTCAACGGGCCAACCTGCTCAAACGCAATAATTCCCATAAACACAAAATGTAAAAGCATTTAGCGACGAAGGACCGTCAGAATGTTTGATGAGAATATGACTCGGATCCTGCAGGAAGCGGTCAACGAGATGTTAGTCTGGGTTGGCTTCGGCACCCTGGTAGGACTGGCAGCCAAAGCGATTATGCCCGGAAAAGATCCGGGAGGGGCCGTCGCCACCATGTTGATGGGTATCGGCGGCAGTGTGGTCGGCTGCGGCACCCTGATGTTTTTCTGGGACGGTGCCCGCGTGACCCCGATCAGTTCGATCGGCTTTCTGGCAGCAACAGGCGGTGCCTTCATCCTGCTCTTCTTCTATCGCATGCTGGCAGGTTCCTTTTTTACCGAAGCCGAAGATGGCGAACGCTGGCTTCATCGCCGCCGCCGTCGCCGCCGTGCCCGTGGTCTGGCCGACGAAACCTACTGAGATCCGTAGAGAACTCCCGGTCAGCAATCGTCCAGGCTCTTCTTTTTCTGCATGATTAGGAATACAGTTACGAGTGTACGCCTCTGCCAAACGGGGCAATGATTTAACTCGGGTAATCTATTAAAACGCGTTGACAAAGACGCGTATGTCCACCAGAATCACATGCTAACATCTGCTCAGTTTCTGCGATCGCCAGAGTACTGATGACAAGTTATACCTCTGAGGACATTTGATGAAAGCGTTAGCTCCCCACGAAGCAGATCCGAACTGGTTTCTGCTGGCGAAACTCTTATTTGGTATCGCTCTGGTTATCGGAGCACCGTTTCTCGTTAAACCGACCATCTCCAAGTACAACGAAGCCAGACAAAGCGCGAACTGGCCACAAACCGAAGCAGAAATCACACAATCAGAGGTCAAGACTGGTCAAAATCGCGCAAAGCCTGCGTGGACTCCTGTCGTTTCGTATCGCTATTCGGTTGATGGAAAACCCTATACGAGTTCAAAAATTGCCTTTCGTAGTTTTGAGACTCCCATTCCATCCCACGCCGAAGAGGTCGTCGAGAAATACCCGGTTGGTTCGAAGCACCCGGTATTCTATTCTCCGGAAGACCATTCCAAAGCGGTTCTCGAAAAAGGAACAAACTGGCTCGTCATCCTCGCTTTGTTTTTCCCTCTGCTGTTTCTGGCCTGGGGAGGCTATATCACGTATGACAATTTTATTTTTCTGCGTGCCCGTTTGAGCCAACCGAAGAAAAAGAAGAAGAAAAAACGAGCTCAGACAAGTACAACTTCCTCTCCCAATTCGGCTTTGAAACGACGCAGACGACGCATCAGAAAGAACCAGGACGGTGGTTAACCGCGTTTTTGATTAAGCTGAAGAGCTGTGGAACCCGATCAAATCATTCTGTTGGGAATTGGCAGGGCCCCGGAGCCTTCGATTTTCCGGTTCTCGCTTGCAATACATAACCTAATAATCTATATACTCTTAAAGTCATGGCCGAGTGGCGGAATTGGCAGACGCATGGGACTTAAAATCCCAGGTCCGTAAAGGGCGTGCGGGTTCGAGTCCCGCCTCGGCTATTACTGTTTTTCCCTCCTGTTCATTGCAGCATCCGATCTGACGTTGTCTGCGATCCCTCCTTCGCGTGTTTCCTGATTCTTCACCATATACTGCATCCGGGCACTGGCTCTGATCCGTTATATAAATCGGGGTTTATCAAAAACCCAAAACCAGACATAATGCTCTGCATATATGAAATCAGGTTCTGTCCCGAACTGATATTTCCACTGAAATGAGCTCTCTTCAAGCTGATTCCAAGGCAACGGATCAGATTGAGATAGCCGTGACCTGATACGCTGGACGTCGATTCGAATTGAACCAGCGCTCTGAATCACAGTACAGGACGTGCAACCAGCAAATGGAATTTACCAGAATCAGGTATGACAAGCAGCATGACCACCTGCGCGCATTGAATCAGTCCGCCAGTCTGATTCAGATCAATGAGCAACTGAGCCAGGAGATCATTCAACACAAACAGACTTCCGAGAAACTGCAACAGTCGGTTAAACGGACCTGGGATATTCTCAACAGCCTGTTTGTATTTGTCGGCGTCTATTCGCTCGACGGAATTCTGCAGGAAGCGAATCGGGCACCACTGGAAGCAGCCGGTCTGCAACCTGCTGATGTGATCGGGAAACCGTTCTGGGAAACTTACTGGTGGTCCTATTCCGCCGCCGTGCAGGAAAAACTGAAACGGTCGCTCCGCGAGGCTGCCCGGGGAAGAACCATCCGCTACGACACGACAGCGCGACTGTCGGAGAACCGGTTCATCGATCTGGATATCACCTTTGGTCCACTCTATGACTCCGCAGGAGAGATTATCCAGTTGATTGGCTCTGCTGTGGATATCACAGAACGTCTGGCCGCCGAAAAACGGGAAGCAGAGAAGTCGACTCAACTGCAGAACATTCTGAAAGTCAATCCGGACCTCTATTTCCATCTCAATTACCAGGGAGTTTTAGTTGGTTTTGTGAATGAAAAAAACCAGCATCATTTTCTGGCGGTCGAAACGGTCCAGCAGCGACACATCTACGAAATCTTTCCCCCCGCTGTCGCCAGTCAGTTTGAATCAGCGATTCAGGAAACGATCCAATCAGAAGCAGCCACCACCTTTGAATACGCACTCGAACTGCAGCAGCAGTCACGCTGGTTTCAGGCCCGGCTGCTACCCTGCCAGCCGGAAGAGCTGCTGGTGATCATTCAGGATATTACCCAGAAAAAAACCGCGGAAATCAGGCTACAACACGTGCATGCCCGACTCACCGAAGCACAGCGTCAGGCACACATCGGCAGTTGGGAGTGGAATCCGCGTGAGAACTCGCTCTGGTGGTCAGAAGAAATCTACCGCATTCTGGGCCTGGGAGATCCTGACTTGCTGCCTACCACTCAGACTTTCATGGAAATGGTTCATGAAGAAGACCGCGAACTGGTCGCCCGCGTGATTACCAACACGCTGGAAAATAATCTGCCTTTCAGCTTCGAACACCGCATTGTCCGTCCCCAGGGTGAAGTCCGTCACGTTCATCTGCAGGCAGGCCTGAAAGCAGATCCACAGGCAGGCAGTCAGCTGATGTATGGGACCATACAGGATATCACAGAAAAACAGGAAGCCAGCCGGATTGCTCAGGAATACCGGGACGAACTGGCACACGTCTCGCGACTGATTGTCAAAGGCGAACTGATCGCCGGGCTCTCACATGAACTGAATCAGCCTCTGACGGCAATCGCCAATTATTGCGGTGCCATGAAAACCCTGATGGAACAGGGACACGATGTCAGTGAATTGCGCGACAAGATTGAGGGGCAGGCTCTGCGTTCCGGAGAAATCATCCGCAGGCTGAAAGCGTTTTCACAGAAACAGCAGCAGCGATTTCTCTTCAACATTCATGACAGCATCCGTAGCGCACTACAGATGATCAATTACCAGATTCGATTGAAACAGATCGAAGTCAAAACCTGCTATAAGAATAAATTCACAACCGTCTATGCGGATCGCGTGCAGATCGAGCAGGTTCTGGTGAACCTCTTCAAAAACGCGGTAGAAGCCATGGAACACATGCCCTCTCCCAGGACACTGACGGTTTCAACCACGTCGACTCCGGACAAAATGATTCAGATCTCTGTCTCGGATACCGGATGTGGCGTTCCGGAACACTTCAGAAGCAAGCTCTTCACTCCCTTTGCCACGAGTAAGAAAACCGGTCTCGGGATCGGTCTGTCACTCAGCCGCTCGCTGATCCATGCTGCTGACGGGAAAATGTGGTTTCTCCCCAACACACGCAAAGGCGCCAGCTTTTACATCCAGCTCCCAGCCTCCCAGAAGCTGCCGGAGTGAGTACCCTCCTGCTTGCCAGAAGAGAAAAAGGCCTCTCGATCTGCCCTTTCAACCTGCAAATTCTCAGGTATGATTCAGCTGCAGGACTGCCCTGGCGGGGAGGTAGCGTTGAACCATTTCAAACAGCACATCAAACTTAACCGGCTTGCTCAGATAATCCGTGCATCCGGCTGTGAGGCATTTTTCCCGGTCAGAGACGAGGGCGTGTGCAGTAATTGCAATCACCGGAATCTGAATTTCCTGTTCCCTGAGCAGCTGCACTGCCTCATACCCGCTCATCACGGGCATCTGCATATCCATCAAAATCAGGTCAAACGCCTTGTTCTGCTCTACGGCTGCATTCACTTGCTCTACAGCTTCTTTGCCGTTCGATGCCGTTTTCACTTCCAGCCCCATCTTATTCAACAGATACGTAAATAAGCGGCGTATCTCCGGCGTATCGTCAACCAGTAAAATCGTCCCCTGATTCTCACGTCGAAGCTGCAGATTCTCTTCCGCTGAGAGCCCGCTGTCCGCGTTTTCAGAATTGAACCGGAAGCCGAGTTCCTGCCCCGCCTGCAGATCGACTTCAGATCCCACATTGAGCGTCACTGAAAAGACGCTTCCCCGATTCAATGCCGACTGGACCCGCAGGTTCCCTCCCAACAGTTGGACCAGTTTGTGACTCAACGTCAATCCCAGTCCGGTACCCCCGTAATTTCTGGAGGTCGAACTGTCAGCCTGGGTGAACGGCTCAAAAATATGTTTCAGTTTTTCCGCAGGAATCCCGATTCCCGTATCTGCAACACTGAACTGCAGAATTCGATCCTGCCGGGATTGAGAACACATGCGGACTTCCAGCTCGATCCGCCCCTCTGAAGTAAACTTAACTGCGTTACTGACCAGGTTCGCCAGGACCTGCTTCAATCTGCCCGGGTCCGTCTGGATCGTCTCCGGCAGAGACTCCTGATAGTGTGCCTGCAGACTGAGTCCTTTCTGTGATGCCCGGGGCTGATATTCGTCGATCACTTCCTGAAGAATTCGAATGGGCGAGCATCTCACTTTCCGGACTTCAAAGTCTCCCATTTCAATCTTGGAAAGATCCAGAATATCATTGATGACCTGCAACAGATGAGAACCATTGTTCTGAATGATTTCGATCAGCTCCAGGTTCTCATGGTTACCGGGATTTTCCTTTAAGATGTCGGTATAGCCCAGAATGGCCGTCATGGGTGTTCGTATTTCATGGCTCATGTTGGCCAGGAATTCACTTTTGGCCTGATTGGCACGCTCGACGATGCTCATAGCTGATTTGAGCTGAAAGTCTTTACGCTTCATCTCTCTGCGGGACTGCTTGAGCCGCTCTACGTATTCGTCGAGCTTGTTTTGCGATTTTCGCTGCTCGCTGATGTCTTTGAAAACACCAATGAAATGAATCTGATCCTGGGGATCATCAACCTCCCGCAG contains:
- a CDS encoding YihY/virulence factor BrkB family protein — its product is MNEPEPLDLSKIGFLAMWKFGGLTPWDLIRLSVKGYNQHRLSAQSAQFAYYAVFTLVPLLMVLIGCVAQMPIQGLIVSLENAINQGLPHDLSQMLFDQIADIQKKTTVSLIMGGVVLLAWGGTRLFLTMGKGLDAVFEVDHRRTFLKSSSLALLLTFFVLFLLLLSMILLVVGPAIAHILLSYFDMPWLRVLLSAGTRWSVACGFMLISTSVIYWAVPSVKLPWKIVTPGSLFVVVSWVVMLLGFRLYVENFAHYNETYGTLGGFIVLLVWLYMTGAILMMGGEINGVIYRAAKQKTESSF
- a CDS encoding DUF1501 domain-containing protein is translated as MFRVEFGNSGKYCDGLSRRHFLQVGVAGMGSASLSQILHAKANAAQHGIPAKDTSVILLWLDGGPSHMDLYDLKPEAPSEYKGIWNPIHTNVPGMDITEMFPLQAKCADKFSIVRSLHHNTGDHFTGGHWMLTGRGGVSGGSTPGRNPSIASMATKVLGPRDPSMPAYVSVPYASSIGLRPGYFGGNFLGVQYDPFQTGSDPNNNNFQVQNLSPVNGLSIQRLKDRKELLKTFDRLRRDVDQSGMLDSMDRLDQKAYDMVTGDQARQAFDINAENDKIRDQYGRHTWGQSVLLARRLVEAGTTFVTVHFGGWDHHWNLQSGMDSYLPRVDQAVSALFEDLAQRGLSEKVLVVLCGEFSRTPRMNDGGNGGPPLSKGTPGRDHWGNSMFCLLGGGGVKGGRIVGATNRLGDAPADRPVRPGHIHHTIYRVLGMDPEMHFPDHSGRPTIAIDHGEVIHELF
- a CDS encoding SelL-related redox protein, whose translation is MDQVPFQEALAAFPSSRGKTLAELSEEAPVLVVFLRHGGCPFCRQVLAQLQSLSAELTKRGLQLAIVHMMDQQQASQLLARYQLQDVHSFSDPERKLYQLFQVKRGSLSEVVGPSIWWSGFKTTILSGYLPGIPGKDVQQLGAALILDKGQIVASHFSQNSADLPDWDQLLACELPPR
- a CDS encoding NAD-dependent epimerase/dehydratase family protein, which codes for MTQEFPETIKTTDQLEELLSRPTPGVIDALKQTPGDLILLGIAGKMGPTLAQMILRADAAAGTTRQVIGVSRFSDESSRQPLEDLGIETIKGDLLDADFIQCLPDVPNVIYMAGMKFGATGNESLTWAMNTYLPSLVCNKYQHSRITAFSTGNIYGLVPATGQGSVETDQPDPVGEYAMSCLGRERMFEHFSRTLKIPMTIIRLNYAVECRYGVLVDLALQVHQEQTIDISMGYVNVIWQGDANAMTLCSLPDAATPPAYLNVAGPQILKVREVCERFGELFGKPPQFTGTEAGDALLNNGQYGHERYGAPQVDVDQIIHWIADWIQNEGPLLGKPTHFESRSGKF
- a CDS encoding dihydrodipicolinate synthase family protein, which codes for MNPSLITETLQQGTAIPAHPLALNASRQLDERRQRALSRYYIASGVGGLAVGVHTTQFEIRQPGIDLFQPVLELAGEEMDRADASRNVPLVRVAGICGPTEQATREASLARETGYHYGLLSLSALKEADEETLIQHCRAVAEIMPVFGFYLQPDVGGRLLPYSFWRRFCEIENVAAIKMAPFNRYHTLDVIRAVAESGRDDIALYTGNDDNIVLDLVTPFRFHSNGKVLERRIAGGLLGHWAVWTSRAVEILDECQQVAASGNAIPLSILQLNTEVTDCNAVFFDVANRFQGCIPGIHEVLRRQGLLEGTWCLNPEETLGPGQLAEIDRIYESYPHLNDDAFVAEHRDDWLSG
- a CDS encoding GlsB/YeaQ/YmgE family stress response membrane protein, whose protein sequence is MFDENMTRILQEAVNEMLVWVGFGTLVGLAAKAIMPGKDPGGAVATMLMGIGGSVVGCGTLMFFWDGARVTPISSIGFLAATGGAFILLFFYRMLAGSFFTEAEDGERWLHRRRRRRRARGLADETY
- a CDS encoding DUF3592 domain-containing protein encodes the protein MKALAPHEADPNWFLLAKLLFGIALVIGAPFLVKPTISKYNEARQSANWPQTEAEITQSEVKTGQNRAKPAWTPVVSYRYSVDGKPYTSSKIAFRSFETPIPSHAEEVVEKYPVGSKHPVFYSPEDHSKAVLEKGTNWLVILALFFPLLFLAWGGYITYDNFIFLRARLSQPKKKKKKKRAQTSTTSSPNSALKRRRRRIRKNQDGG
- a CDS encoding PAS domain-containing sensor histidine kinase, whose translation is MEFTRIRYDKQHDHLRALNQSASLIQINEQLSQEIIQHKQTSEKLQQSVKRTWDILNSLFVFVGVYSLDGILQEANRAPLEAAGLQPADVIGKPFWETYWWSYSAAVQEKLKRSLREAARGRTIRYDTTARLSENRFIDLDITFGPLYDSAGEIIQLIGSAVDITERLAAEKREAEKSTQLQNILKVNPDLYFHLNYQGVLVGFVNEKNQHHFLAVETVQQRHIYEIFPPAVASQFESAIQETIQSEAATTFEYALELQQQSRWFQARLLPCQPEELLVIIQDITQKKTAEIRLQHVHARLTEAQRQAHIGSWEWNPRENSLWWSEEIYRILGLGDPDLLPTTQTFMEMVHEEDRELVARVITNTLENNLPFSFEHRIVRPQGEVRHVHLQAGLKADPQAGSQLMYGTIQDITEKQEASRIAQEYRDELAHVSRLIVKGELIAGLSHELNQPLTAIANYCGAMKTLMEQGHDVSELRDKIEGQALRSGEIIRRLKAFSQKQQQRFLFNIHDSIRSALQMINYQIRLKQIEVKTCYKNKFTTVYADRVQIEQVLVNLFKNAVEAMEHMPSPRTLTVSTTSTPDKMIQISVSDTGCGVPEHFRSKLFTPFATSKKTGLGIGLSLSRSLIHAADGKMWFLPNTRKGASFYIQLPASQKLPE
- a CDS encoding hybrid sensor histidine kinase/response regulator, which produces MTSRQVKSVEHHFAEQLLNMSLDASVAVDESGDILAATKSICDLFGWKREDATGQNIRHLISESSLEQFDHYIVECLGAETGPSQNMMGKRKDGSCFPIELTLREVDDPQDQIHFIGVFKDISEQRKSQNKLDEYVERLKQSRREMKRKDFQLKSAMSIVERANQAKSEFLANMSHEIRTPMTAILGYTDILKENPGNHENLELIEIIQNNGSHLLQVINDILDLSKIEMGDFEVRKVRCSPIRILQEVIDEYQPRASQKGLSLQAHYQESLPETIQTDPGRLKQVLANLVSNAVKFTSEGRIELEVRMCSQSRQDRILQFSVADTGIGIPAEKLKHIFEPFTQADSSTSRNYGGTGLGLTLSHKLVQLLGGNLRVQSALNRGSVFSVTLNVGSEVDLQAGQELGFRFNSENADSGLSAEENLQLRRENQGTILLVDDTPEIRRLFTYLLNKMGLEVKTASNGKEAVEQVNAAVEQNKAFDLILMDMQMPVMSGYEAVQLLREQEIQIPVIAITAHALVSDREKCLTAGCTDYLSKPVKFDVLFEMVQRYLPARAVLQLNHT